A genomic window from Limisphaerales bacterium includes:
- a CDS encoding c-type cytochrome has translation MRYVLIGIAMVAFMVVALAGFRGDISRKPPLEVIPDMDRQPKLRPMEPNAFFKNGLSSQPLVKGTVARSEPLVTTSGKKVYPFQTDHAVNKGYTIEDGATNYVSIPLPVTMEFVERGRERFRISCVPCHGAQGDGNGIVGKFGFSGIRDLHGEPALKLPDGAIFKIISEGQQSSPTEAGMLGYASNIEVADRWAIVAYVRALQLSRLGDAKKDNVPARFLIQEKAAESAEANGEGTE, from the coding sequence ATGAGATACGTGCTAATCGGCATTGCGATGGTGGCCTTTATGGTCGTGGCCTTGGCCGGCTTCCGCGGAGACATCTCGCGCAAACCGCCGCTGGAAGTGATTCCGGATATGGATCGCCAGCCAAAGCTGCGGCCGATGGAGCCGAACGCATTTTTCAAAAATGGTCTCAGTTCGCAGCCATTAGTCAAAGGCACCGTGGCGCGCAGTGAACCGTTGGTGACCACCAGCGGCAAAAAAGTGTATCCCTTCCAAACCGATCACGCGGTGAATAAAGGCTACACGATTGAAGATGGCGCGACGAATTACGTTTCCATTCCGCTGCCGGTGACGATGGAATTTGTGGAACGCGGTCGCGAGCGGTTTAGGATTTCCTGCGTTCCCTGCCACGGCGCGCAAGGCGATGGCAATGGCATCGTGGGCAAATTCGGCTTCAGCGGCATCCGCGATTTGCACGGCGAACCGGCCTTGAAACTTCCCGATGGCGCCATTTTCAAAATTATTTCCGAAGGGCAACAATCGTCTCCAACCGAAGCGGGAATGTTGGGCTACGCCTCGAACATCGAAGTGGCCGATCGCTGGGCCATCGTGGCTTATGTGCGCGCGCTGCAGCTGAGCCGATTGGGCGATGCAAAAAAAGATAACGTGCCCGCGCGGTTTTTGATTCAGGAAAAAGCGGCCGAATCCGCTGAAGCAAACGGGGAGGGCACTGAATAA
- a CDS encoding DUF3341 domain-containing protein has protein sequence MSQPFAIIAEYDTPADIMAAAEKVKAAGYEKWDVHTPFPVHGMDDAMGLDNAKVGWFTFFGGITGLTAGMLMIYFMNKVDYDIVVGGKPLFSGFYAFPVAYEMTILLGAFGSLGGMFILNRLPRHHNPLLANDRFAAVTDDKFFVVIECDDPAYDEAATRALLEATDPQHIEMVEDAQ, from the coding sequence ATGAGCCAGCCGTTCGCCATCATTGCCGAGTACGATACACCCGCTGACATCATGGCTGCGGCAGAAAAAGTGAAGGCTGCCGGCTACGAAAAATGGGACGTACACACGCCATTCCCCGTGCACGGTATGGACGACGCGATGGGCTTGGATAATGCGAAGGTCGGTTGGTTCACATTCTTCGGCGGCATCACGGGTCTGACGGCCGGGATGTTGATGATTTATTTCATGAATAAGGTCGACTACGACATCGTGGTCGGCGGCAAGCCACTCTTCAGCGGATTCTATGCCTTCCCGGTGGCCTATGAAATGACCATTCTGCTCGGCGCATTCGGGTCACTCGGCGGGATGTTTATTTTGAATCGACTGCCGCGCCATCATAATCCGTTGTTGGCGAATGACCGGTTCGCGGCGGTGACGGATGACAAATTTTTTGTGGTCATCGAATGCGACGACCCCGCCTACGATGAAGCCGCCACCCGCGCGCTGCTCGAAGCCACCGATCCGCAACACATCGAAATGGTGGAGGACGCACAATGA
- the nrfD gene encoding polysulfide reductase NrfD has product MSDAAGQSAHVVETHTPKELERQPLVLNNRPLGWITEQVCGILEGEMPKWWNVAFVVSVLTMLMCFGYIGYLITTGVGVWGLNHPVAWGWAIVNFVFWIGIGHAGTLISAILFLLRQKWRCSINRTAEAMTIFAVICAGIFPGIHVGRIWLAWWLFPIPNAHGIWPQFRSPLLWDVFAVSTYFTVSLLFWYMGLIPDLATIRDRLRIAGKKLNSGLDWMINRFKQFAYGFFAMGWTGSNRHWRNYEKAYLLLAGLSTPLVLSVHSIVSFDFAVSQVPGWHTTIFPPYFVAGAVFSGFGMVLTLMIPMRALFKLEEIITIRHLELMCKVIIATGTIVGYAYGMEFFIAWYGGNPYELYAFKNRAFGPYWWAYWTMISCNVISPQLFWFKWCRTSPWFIFIVSIFVNIGMWFERFVIVVTSLHRDYLPSSWGYYSPTRVDILTFVGTFGLFMTLFLLFVRYLPTIAISEAKGVTPQADPHHKLGGAKPDQEGAHS; this is encoded by the coding sequence ATGAGCGACGCCGCCGGACAATCCGCTCACGTTGTTGAGACGCATACGCCAAAGGAATTGGAACGGCAGCCGTTGGTGCTCAACAATCGTCCGTTGGGATGGATCACCGAGCAGGTGTGCGGCATTCTGGAGGGCGAAATGCCGAAGTGGTGGAACGTCGCCTTCGTGGTGAGTGTCCTCACTATGCTGATGTGCTTCGGCTACATCGGTTATTTGATTACCACCGGCGTGGGCGTTTGGGGCCTGAACCATCCGGTGGCCTGGGGATGGGCGATTGTGAACTTCGTTTTCTGGATTGGCATCGGCCACGCGGGCACGTTGATTTCCGCCATCCTCTTTTTGTTACGCCAAAAATGGCGGTGCTCCATTAACCGCACGGCGGAGGCGATGACCATTTTCGCGGTGATCTGCGCCGGCATTTTCCCGGGCATTCACGTGGGCCGCATTTGGCTGGCGTGGTGGCTCTTCCCCATTCCCAACGCCCACGGCATTTGGCCGCAATTCCGCTCGCCGCTGTTGTGGGATGTGTTTGCGGTGTCGACTTATTTTACCGTGTCACTGCTCTTTTGGTATATGGGCTTGATCCCCGATCTCGCGACCATCCGCGATCGCCTCCGCATTGCGGGCAAGAAACTCAATTCCGGTTTGGACTGGATGATCAACCGTTTCAAACAATTCGCCTACGGCTTCTTCGCGATGGGTTGGACCGGCAGTAACCGCCACTGGCGCAATTACGAAAAGGCGTACCTCCTGCTCGCGGGCCTGAGCACGCCGCTCGTGCTTTCGGTGCACTCGATCGTGTCGTTTGACTTTGCGGTGTCGCAGGTGCCCGGCTGGCACACCACCATTTTCCCGCCCTACTTCGTGGCCGGCGCGGTGTTCTCCGGATTCGGCATGGTGCTCACGCTGATGATCCCAATGCGGGCGCTCTTCAAGCTGGAGGAAATCATCACCATCCGTCACCTCGAATTGATGTGCAAAGTCATCATCGCCACCGGCACCATCGTGGGCTACGCGTACGGAATGGAATTTTTCATCGCGTGGTACGGCGGCAATCCGTACGAGCTGTACGCGTTCAAGAACCGCGCCTTCGGCCCGTATTGGTGGGCGTATTGGACGATGATTTCCTGCAACGTCATCAGCCCGCAACTCTTCTGGTTCAAGTGGTGCCGCACGTCGCCGTGGTTTATTTTTATAGTCTCCATTTTTGTAAACATCGGAATGTGGTTCGAGCGCTTTGTGATCGTGGTCACCTCGTTGCACCGCGATTATCTGCCCTCAAGCTGGGGATATTACAGCCCCACGCGCGTGGATATTTTGACCTTCGTGGGCACATTCGGATTGTTTATGACGCTCTTCCTGTTGTTCGTCCGATATTTGCCGACCATTGCCATCAGTGAAGCCAAAGGCGTGACGCCACAGGCCGATCCGCATCACAAGTTGGGCGGCGCAAAACCAGATCAGGAAGGCGCGCACTCATGA
- a CDS encoding TAT-variant-translocated molybdopterin oxidoreductase → MNDESSIPQTEYWRSIGEANGTAEHADWSDKEFPEGAMELPEDFSRRDFLKLMGASAGLAGVGLLGVGCRRPVETIIPFGKQPEGYTHGVPQFFATARPTATGAVPLVVKSDEGRPTKVEGNADHPDSNGATDLHSQASILNLYDPDRAREFTKLGAAMSDGRANAIEELDNLVKENVPTAFLMGAGNSPSRSRMIAKITEKMGSNAKFYVHEPVDYSVHTRAASAVFGRAVKPFWKLDKAEIILSLDCDFIGTEEDSSRHMRDFARGRKLAKNEGRMNRLYLAEALMSQTGANADHRQRMNASAVTNAAGYLADKLGIAVNGSVAKPSNSEWLDQCIEDLKAHAGYGLVMAGYRQPQAVHELVNLINEKLGNLGHAVEIRTSDAAPVQGNLHDLKDDLGNVERIINLGCNPAYDGGADLDWASNAKGKTAFRLSHFAEDESSEAAGVVAPRAHYLESWGDARTSDGTLVPVQPLIAPLFDGLSELEVLSAFAYGIGSSGKQLAKEAHEIVQDTLALENSDASWGHFLHSGFLAESAGGKQDELSGKPASELPSAEAISETNLEVVFTADHSVGDGEFANNGWCQELPDPITKITWDNVMSISRVTGEKLKLGNGQVAKLTLNGRSVEGPIWIQPGMADNTVCLPLGYGKKHGRIANFKGEGVGFNAYAVRDTDFPNIAIGGKLEKTGKAYSLSSTQEHWSMEGRPIIREATLAEYKETPKFALEMGIKSHARNEGKIYKHPYKERPSLKSDVHQWGMSVDLSSCTGCSACVVACQSENNIPIVGKEQVANGREMHWLRIDRYYTGKGHTPNDNATAGDDEQHLEKWIDDPQVVNQPMMCQHCESAPCESVCPVNATVHDEEGLNVMAYNRCVGTRYCSNNCAWKVRRFNFFDYNKRPLDKLYDSPMTKPSLFFDWMKSREKSNRPEDEWDLLKLAKNPDVSVRMRGVMEKCTYCVQRIEGAKIAQKVKAKSGNDVQVPANGVKTACEQACPAEAITFGNLLNDADDVNAEKANPRNYEVLGFLDNVPRTTYLAKIRNPNAAMPDAYEKPFSTSEYHPEDGHGGDHDSHDGHKDGKADH, encoded by the coding sequence ATGAACGACGAATCTTCAATCCCTCAAACTGAATATTGGCGCAGTATTGGCGAAGCCAATGGCACGGCCGAGCACGCGGATTGGAGCGACAAGGAATTCCCCGAGGGAGCAATGGAGTTGCCCGAAGATTTTTCGCGGCGCGATTTTCTTAAGTTGATGGGTGCCTCCGCCGGCTTGGCGGGTGTGGGTTTGTTGGGCGTCGGTTGTCGGCGTCCGGTGGAAACCATCATTCCCTTTGGTAAACAACCCGAAGGATACACGCACGGCGTGCCGCAATTTTTTGCCACGGCACGGCCAACCGCCACCGGCGCGGTGCCCTTGGTGGTGAAGTCCGACGAAGGCCGCCCCACGAAGGTGGAAGGCAACGCCGATCATCCCGACAGCAATGGCGCAACCGATCTTCACTCCCAAGCCTCCATTCTGAATTTGTACGACCCCGACCGCGCGCGGGAATTCACCAAGCTCGGCGCAGCCATGAGTGACGGCCGCGCCAATGCCATTGAGGAACTGGACAATTTGGTGAAAGAAAACGTGCCAACCGCCTTTTTGATGGGCGCGGGCAACTCGCCTTCACGCTCACGGATGATTGCGAAAATCACCGAAAAAATGGGGTCGAACGCGAAGTTTTATGTGCACGAGCCGGTGGATTATTCGGTTCACACACGCGCGGCTTCGGCGGTTTTTGGCCGTGCGGTGAAACCGTTTTGGAAGCTTGATAAAGCGGAAATCATCTTGTCGCTCGATTGCGATTTCATCGGTACAGAAGAAGATTCCAGCCGCCATATGCGCGACTTTGCGCGTGGCCGTAAGCTGGCCAAAAACGAAGGCCGGATGAACCGCCTTTACCTCGCCGAAGCGTTGATGAGCCAAACCGGCGCCAACGCCGATCATCGCCAGCGAATGAACGCCAGCGCGGTGACTAATGCTGCGGGTTATCTGGCGGATAAGTTAGGCATCGCGGTAAACGGCTCGGTGGCCAAGCCTTCCAATTCGGAATGGCTCGATCAATGTATTGAAGATTTGAAGGCGCACGCCGGTTATGGTTTGGTGATGGCCGGTTATCGTCAGCCGCAAGCGGTGCACGAGTTGGTGAATCTCATCAACGAAAAACTCGGCAACCTCGGTCACGCGGTGGAGATTCGAACGAGTGACGCGGCTCCTGTCCAAGGCAACCTCCACGACCTCAAGGATGATCTCGGTAACGTTGAGCGCATCATCAACCTCGGTTGCAATCCGGCTTACGATGGCGGTGCGGATTTGGATTGGGCGAGCAACGCCAAAGGCAAGACCGCTTTTCGTCTCAGTCATTTTGCCGAAGACGAATCCAGCGAGGCCGCCGGCGTGGTCGCGCCGCGCGCGCATTACCTCGAAAGTTGGGGCGACGCTCGCACCAGCGATGGCACGCTTGTGCCGGTGCAGCCGCTCATCGCGCCGCTCTTCGATGGCCTTTCGGAACTCGAAGTGCTTTCCGCCTTTGCATACGGCATTGGTTCCTCCGGTAAACAACTTGCCAAGGAAGCGCACGAAATTGTGCAAGACACCTTGGCGCTGGAAAACAGCGATGCGAGTTGGGGGCACTTTTTACACAGCGGTTTTCTGGCCGAAAGCGCCGGTGGAAAACAGGATGAACTTTCAGGCAAGCCGGCCAGCGAATTGCCTTCAGCTGAAGCCATCAGCGAAACCAATCTTGAAGTCGTGTTCACGGCTGACCACAGCGTGGGCGATGGTGAGTTTGCCAACAATGGTTGGTGCCAGGAATTGCCGGATCCGATCACAAAAATCACGTGGGACAACGTGATGAGCATCAGCCGTGTGACCGGTGAAAAGCTCAAGCTTGGCAACGGGCAAGTGGCGAAGTTGACGTTGAATGGCCGTTCGGTGGAAGGCCCCATTTGGATTCAGCCGGGGATGGCTGATAACACAGTTTGTTTGCCATTGGGCTACGGCAAAAAACACGGCCGCATTGCGAATTTCAAGGGCGAAGGCGTGGGTTTCAACGCGTACGCGGTGCGCGATACGGATTTCCCAAACATCGCCATCGGCGGTAAGCTCGAGAAGACGGGCAAAGCGTATTCACTTTCCAGCACGCAGGAGCATTGGAGCATGGAAGGTCGGCCGATCATTCGCGAGGCAACGTTGGCGGAATATAAAGAGACTCCAAAATTCGCTCTCGAGATGGGCATAAAATCCCACGCGCGGAACGAAGGCAAAATTTACAAGCACCCTTATAAAGAACGCCCGAGCCTCAAGAGCGATGTGCATCAGTGGGGAATGTCGGTGGACCTCAGCAGTTGCACCGGTTGCAGCGCGTGCGTGGTTGCGTGCCAAAGTGAGAACAACATCCCCATCGTCGGCAAGGAACAAGTGGCCAATGGCCGCGAGATGCACTGGCTGCGCATCGACCGTTATTACACCGGCAAAGGCCACACCCCCAATGACAACGCCACGGCGGGTGATGACGAGCAGCATCTCGAGAAATGGATTGACGATCCGCAAGTTGTCAATCAGCCGATGATGTGCCAGCACTGCGAGAGTGCCCCGTGCGAAAGTGTCTGCCCCGTGAACGCCACGGTGCACGACGAGGAAGGCCTCAACGTCATGGCCTACAACCGCTGTGTGGGCACACGGTATTGCTCCAACAACTGCGCGTGGAAAGTGCGCCGTTTTAATTTCTTTGATTACAACAAACGTCCGCTCGACAAGCTGTACGATTCGCCGATGACCAAGCCTTCGTTGTTCTTCGATTGGATGAAGAGCCGCGAAAAGAGCAACCGCCCCGAGGACGAATGGGATTTGTTGAAGCTCGCCAAGAACCCGGACGTGAGCGTGCGGATGCGCGGTGTGATGGAAAAATGCACGTACTGCGTGCAACGCATCGAAGGCGCGAAGATCGCGCAAAAGGTCAAAGCCAAATCCGGCAACGACGTGCAAGTGCCGGCCAACGGAGTGAAGACCGCCTGCGAACAGGCTTGCCCCGCCGAGGCGATTACGTTCGGAAATTTATTGAACGACGCCGACGATGTAAACGCCGAGAAAGCCAACCCGCGCAATTACGAAGTGCTTGGCTTTCTCGACAACGTTCCGCGCACAACTTACCTCGCCAAGATTCGCAACCCCAACGCGGCGATGCCCGACGCGTACGAGAAACCGTTTAGCACTTCGGAGTATCATCCGGAAGACGGGCACGGGGGCGATCACGATAGTCACGATGGCCACAAAGACGGAAAGGCCGATCACTAA
- a CDS encoding cytochrome C — protein MSNVFPKWTNRLPLIALVGGLVMGACVVAGVTYYFTPKYSRVGYQPVQPVSFSHEVHAGQLGMDCRYCHDGVEKSWFSNIPAAETCMRCHTSVLKDDPRLQPIRDAFENKKPVKWVQVHKLPDYVYFNHSVHVNRGVSCVKCHGRVDQMDEVKHAKSLSMAFCLDCHRSPHEQVRPQGEVFNLGWEPGEDWVAEREGAALVNKMKVRTSESCSACHR, from the coding sequence ATGTCTAACGTCTTCCCAAAATGGACCAATCGCCTGCCTTTAATTGCTTTGGTGGGCGGATTGGTGATGGGCGCCTGCGTAGTTGCAGGTGTTACGTATTATTTTACCCCCAAATATTCGCGGGTGGGTTATCAGCCGGTTCAGCCGGTTTCCTTCTCGCACGAGGTTCACGCGGGGCAGCTCGGAATGGATTGTCGTTACTGCCATGATGGCGTGGAGAAATCGTGGTTCTCAAACATCCCCGCCGCCGAAACCTGTATGCGCTGCCATACCTCGGTGTTGAAGGATGATCCCCGTTTGCAGCCGATCCGCGATGCGTTTGAAAACAAAAAACCCGTGAAGTGGGTGCAGGTGCATAAGCTGCCGGACTATGTTTATTTTAACCACTCGGTGCACGTGAATCGCGGGGTGAGCTGCGTGAAATGCCACGGGCGCGTGGATCAAATGGACGAGGTGAAGCACGCCAAGTCATTGAGCATGGCCTTCTGCCTTGATTGCCATCGCAGCCCGCACGAGCAAGTTCGGCCGCAGGGTGAGGTCTTTAATCTCGGCTGGGAGCCGGGCGAGGATTGGGTGGCCGAGCGCGAAGGCGCTGCATTGGTCAACAAAATGAAAGTGCGAACTTCCGAAAGCTGTTCGGCCTGTCATCGATGA
- a CDS encoding DUF4339 domain-containing protein: protein MQIFILKNGHQTGPLSIEQVNQGLVKGTLEGADLAWHGGLLEWIQLRDMKEITLPSGSVPPKFDPSAF from the coding sequence ATGCAAATTTTTATCTTAAAAAATGGCCACCAAACTGGTCCATTGAGCATAGAGCAGGTCAATCAAGGGTTAGTCAAGGGAACCCTTGAAGGGGCAGATCTAGCTTGGCACGGGGGACTACTGGAATGGATTCAATTAAGGGACATGAAGGAAATAACCCTGCCATCAGGTTCAGTTCCACCCAAGTTTGATCCCAGTGCCTTCAA
- the mtnA gene encoding S-methyl-5-thioribose-1-phosphate isomerase, which translates to MIVRVKGRRRHYRTVSFSARTNEVVLIEQRKLPHTFELTRTKNFKQTARAITNMTVRGAGAIGATAAYGFAQGARAFTGKTEAAFARYLQRVYETLAAARPTAVDLVNALNEVRAAMAAGKTISQKQKLALRAAENFADDDIAHCEAIGKHGAKLIKNGTRVLTHCNAGWLAFVDIGSATAPMYAAQAQGKNFHVYCDETRPRSQGAALTAWELAQQGVPHQVIADNAAGHLMARGEIDLVITGSDRTLGRTGEVANKIGTYTKAVLAARHNIPFYVAIPLSTLDWNLKDGKDIPIEEREEAEVLCAWGTDTRGHFRQIQIANPTSPARNPAFDVTPPELITGIITPKGIYKPHKMWANREVLESTK; encoded by the coding sequence ATGATCGTCCGCGTCAAGGGCCGCCGTCGTCATTATCGCACCGTCTCCTTTTCCGCGCGCACCAACGAAGTTGTCCTCATTGAGCAGCGCAAACTCCCGCACACCTTCGAGCTCACACGCACCAAGAATTTCAAACAAACCGCCCGCGCCATCACCAATATGACCGTGCGCGGCGCCGGCGCCATCGGGGCTACCGCCGCGTATGGATTCGCCCAAGGCGCGCGCGCTTTTACTGGCAAAACCGAAGCCGCCTTCGCGCGGTATCTCCAGCGCGTTTACGAAACCCTCGCCGCCGCGCGCCCCACCGCTGTTGATTTGGTAAATGCCCTCAACGAAGTCCGCGCCGCGATGGCTGCTGGAAAAACCATTTCCCAAAAACAAAAACTCGCCCTGCGCGCTGCCGAGAATTTTGCCGATGACGACATCGCCCACTGCGAAGCCATCGGAAAACACGGCGCGAAATTGATTAAGAACGGCACGCGCGTGCTCACCCATTGCAACGCCGGTTGGCTCGCCTTCGTGGACATCGGCAGCGCCACCGCCCCGATGTACGCCGCGCAAGCGCAGGGCAAAAATTTTCACGTCTACTGCGACGAAACCCGCCCGCGCTCCCAAGGCGCAGCGCTCACCGCGTGGGAACTCGCGCAGCAAGGCGTCCCTCACCAAGTCATCGCCGACAACGCCGCCGGACACCTAATGGCCCGCGGCGAGATTGACCTCGTCATCACCGGCAGCGACCGCACCCTCGGCCGCACCGGCGAGGTCGCGAACAAAATCGGCACCTACACCAAAGCCGTATTAGCCGCCCGCCACAACATCCCCTTCTATGTCGCCATCCCTCTTTCCACCCTCGACTGGAATTTAAAAGACGGCAAAGATATCCCCATTGAAGAACGTGAAGAAGCCGAAGTGTTGTGCGCCTGGGGCACCGACACCCGAGGCCACTTCCGCCAAATCCAAATCGCCAACCCCACCAGCCCTGCTCGAAATCCCGCCTTCGACGTAACACCCCCAGAACTCATCACCGGCATCATTACGCCGAAGGGGATTTATAAGCCTCACAAAATGTGGGCTAATCGAGAAGTGCTTGAGTCTACCAAGTAA